The following coding sequences lie in one Silvanigrella aquatica genomic window:
- a CDS encoding putative Na+/H+ antiporter has translation MTVGCPEKISIMSSLLQNNTIIYSATAIFICAVIHTFCASKIVALSHKRPKGSMSEKVLHFLGEVEVVFGFWAFIFLTLLSLLLGMSASLNYLNEIDFKETVFVFVIMCMSATKPVMYLADRGISLLSAFFSKILFLNKRITLFSCIFIFGSLCGSLITEPVAMTVCALLLQEHFFSKTSNLKFKYAMLGLLFVNISIGGTLTHFAAPPVIIVTGAWQWDLPFMFTHFGWKSAIAVFIGTILTAFYFRKAIKETEKLDKPKEGRQKTPYWIILVNVFFLILCIVYHKYISFLVPLFLLFVGWFEVTKEYQNPLKIREALLVGFFLGGIVTLGGLQQWWLIPLVNSLNPTTMFLGATGLTAITDNAALTYLGTLVPNLSDAMKYSLVAGAVAGGGLTVIANAPNPIGYGILNKNLGEDGISPLYLLLGALPFTIIAISCLLFL, from the coding sequence ATGACTGTTGGTTGTCCGGAAAAAATTTCAATTATGAGCAGTTTGTTGCAAAATAATACTATTATTTATTCTGCAACAGCAATATTTATTTGCGCGGTAATTCACACCTTTTGCGCGAGTAAAATAGTGGCTTTGTCACATAAGCGTCCCAAAGGTTCCATGTCTGAAAAAGTATTGCACTTTTTAGGAGAAGTCGAAGTTGTCTTTGGATTTTGGGCATTCATTTTTTTAACCTTGCTTTCTCTATTATTAGGAATGTCTGCATCTTTAAATTATTTAAATGAAATTGATTTTAAAGAAACGGTATTTGTGTTTGTAATTATGTGTATGTCGGCAACAAAACCCGTTATGTATCTTGCCGATAGAGGTATTTCTCTTTTATCTGCTTTCTTTTCTAAGATTTTATTTTTAAATAAAAGAATTACTTTGTTTAGTTGTATTTTTATATTTGGATCATTATGTGGTTCTTTAATTACAGAGCCCGTTGCCATGACGGTTTGTGCTTTGTTATTGCAAGAGCATTTTTTTTCTAAGACTTCAAATTTAAAATTTAAATATGCCATGTTGGGTCTTTTGTTCGTAAATATTTCAATCGGTGGAACATTAACTCATTTTGCAGCTCCACCCGTTATTATTGTAACAGGGGCGTGGCAATGGGATCTTCCTTTTATGTTTACACATTTTGGTTGGAAATCCGCCATCGCTGTATTTATTGGAACAATATTAACAGCATTTTATTTTAGAAAAGCAATTAAAGAAACAGAAAAACTTGACAAACCTAAAGAAGGTAGACAAAAAACTCCTTATTGGATTATTCTTGTCAATGTCTTTTTCTTAATATTATGTATTGTTTATCATAAATATATTTCATTTTTAGTTCCTTTGTTTTTACTGTTTGTAGGTTGGTTTGAAGTAACTAAAGAATATCAAAATCCTTTAAAAATTCGTGAGGCATTGTTAGTTGGATTTTTCTTAGGTGGAATTGTTACCTTAGGTGGCTTGCAACAATGGTGGCTCATTCCACTGGTTAATTCTTTAAACCCAACAACAATGTTTTTGGGAGCAACAGGTTTAACCGCAATAACAGACAACGCAGCGTTAACTTATTTGGGAACGTTGGTTCCTAATTTGTCCGATGCTATGAAATACTCTCTCGTAGCGGGTGCTGTGGCAGGTGGTGGCTTGACTGTCATTGCCAATGCACCTAATCCTATTGGCTATGGAATATTAAATAAAAATTTAGGTGAAGATGGGATTAGCCCCTTGTATTTATTATTAGGTGCGTTACCTTTTACTATTATTGCGATTTCTTGTTTGCTATTTTTGTAA